The proteins below are encoded in one region of Hordeum vulgare subsp. vulgare chromosome 3H, MorexV3_pseudomolecules_assembly, whole genome shotgun sequence:
- the LOC123445390 gene encoding ubiquitin thioesterase otubain-like, which translates to MRQGSPAAMGSGSGTAEPAHGQHGNSSSSAASASPSAVEADASSPSSPPPLPPAAPLERPQEERDREQAGGSCSATAAGAGKILASPPPVPSSEPSSPSSSSSSPDGADAAAAGAGAFDSRAVFQRLVREQTAIKESGGPSAEGACRKKKPEEAQVKSSHAIGALWNNLRKFFHGEEWHYSQHVNHQTRPIAEVSKYYLVPDLATGQGVDHLDVYSEFRPVSGDGECFYRSFIFSYLEQVLDRQDTHEEHRLLDAVKRVSLQHADLRWTSEFPRSYRAFKKLIKKVKRWKRHGRWKWNSITSTSSYRKEKLLEFFRSYDTTEDILTFLRLVVAIWICSQGKKYELRIPGLDKNYSLKDWCFQHVTPSREYADHVMMTALAEALEVPLRVELLSGGPAQDIYAGPGPGVPRVSVTLLYTGNHYDVLYPRAPPTESSRQQTS; encoded by the exons ATGCGCCAAGGTTCTCCCGCCGCGATGGGGTCCGGTTCAGGGACAGCAGAACCGGCCCATGGGCAGCAcggcaactcctcctcctccgccgcctccgcctccccgAGCGCCGTGGAGGCCgatgcctcctccccctcctcgccgccgcctctccccccTGCAGCGCCCCTCGAGCGGCCCCAGGAAGAGCGGGACCGCGAGCAGGCCGGAGGCTCCTGCTCCGCTACGGCGGCGGGGGCGGGCAAGATTCTCGCTTCCCCACCCCCAGTTCCTTCTTCGGAGCCTTCATCTCCGAGCTCCTCGAGCAGCAGCCCCGACGGCGCCGACGCCGCTGCCGCCGGAGCCGGGGCGTTCGACAGCAGGGCGGTGTTCCAGCGGCTGGTACGGGAGCAGACGGCCATCAAGGAGTCGGGCGGGCCGTCGGCCGAGGGGGCGTGCAGGAAGAAGAAGCCCGAGGAGGCGCAG GTGAAATCGTCGCACGCCATAGGGGCGCTCTGGAACAACCTTAGAAAG TTTTTTCATGGAGAAGAATGGCACTATTCACAACATGTGAATCATCAG ACACGTCCCATCGCTGAAGTCAGTAAATATTATTTGGTTCCCGATTTGGCTACGGGACAAGGAGTGGACCATCTTGATGTGTATTCAGAATTTAGACCGGTTTCTGGAGATGGGGAGTGTTTCTACAGGAGCTTCATATTTTCCTACCTT GAGCAAGTTCTTGATAGACAGGACACACATGAGGAACACCGTCTCCTTGATGCTGTTAAAAGAGTGTCTTTGCAACATGCAGATCTTAGATGGACCTCTGAATTTCCCAGGAGCTACAGG GCATTTAAGAAGCTGATTAAGAAAGTAAAGAGATGGAAGAGGCATGGCAGGTGGAAGTGGAACAGCATAACATCAACTAGCAG CTACCGTAAAGAGAAACTTCTCGAGTTCTTCAGAAGTTACGATACGACGGAAGACA ttcttactttcctcagattagtaGTAGCTATCTGGATATGCTCGCAGGGGAAGAAGTATGAACTGCGTATACCAGGGCTCGATAAAAATTACAGTCTGAAAGAT TGGTGCTTTCAGCACGTCACTCCATCTCGTGAGTACGCGGACCATGTTATGATGACGGCCTTGGCCGAAGCGCTTGAGGTACCCCTTAGAGTGGAGCTACTCTCCGGAGGACCTGCTCAGGATATCTACGCTGGTCCTGGTCCTGGAGTTCCCCGCGTGAGTGTGACCCTTCTGTACACGGGCAATCACTACGACGTCCTCTACCCACGCGCTCCTCCTACCGAGAGTTCAAGACAGCAGACTTCCTGA
- the LOC123445389 gene encoding ankyrin repeat and protein kinase domain-containing protein 1-like, producing the protein MAPPLARGPGALERRLLQAAAEGNLQLFKRTLSALDGGKGRLRDAVEAVTLQGRGSSALHFAARRGRMAVCVYLVEELGVDVDAVDEAGYTPLAHAIIAGTMDTFRYLLDHGANPDKPDGEGSTPLHLAAARGNCEIVKALLSKGANVDSLSNTGTPLHMAAFCKQDGAMKILLDHHADCNKVFNTVYSPLISALNAGSLKCVKLLIKAGADVKGVGTVTPLIIAANNGLTDLYKCLLEAGADPDVRDDFGHLPIEIAAYNNRRKDVEILLPVTSRTPYVQDWSVDGIIRWVKSMPSVENDPMNTMNTADLKLEGNKAYKRKDYATAVKLYSMAADQCPDDVTLYSNRSLCWLKMGEGNQALMDAGVCKIRRPGWAKAFYLEGSAQMLLRDYEKACDAFLDGLKLDPANVEIENSLREAVNCLKTSHAPRKL; encoded by the exons ATggcgccgcccctcgcccgcg GTCCCGGCGCGCTGGAGCGGCGGCTTCTCCAGGCGGCGGCCGAAGGCAACCTCCAGCTCTTCAAGA GGACCCTGAGCGCGCTGGACGGCGGGAAGGGCCGCCTCAGGGACGCGGTGGAGGCCGTGACGCTCCAAGGGCGAGGGTCCAGTGCGCTGCACTTCGCCGCGCGCCGTGGGAGGATGGCGGTCTGCGTGTACCTGGTGGAGGAGCTCGGCGTGGACGTCGACGCCGTCGACGAGGCAG GCTATACACCTCTGGCTCATGCAATTATTGCTGGCACTATGGACACTTTCCGGTATCTTCTTGATCACGGTGCTAATCCAGATAAGCCCGATGGAGAAGGGTCTACGCCTCTCCATTTGGCTGCTGCAAGAG GAAATTGTGAAATAGTAAAAGCCTTGCTCTCAAAAGGGGCCAATGTTGATTCATTGTCTAATACTGGGACACCACTGCATATGGCTGCTTTCTGTAAGCAGGATGGTGCTATGAAGATTTTGTTGGACCACCATGCGGAT TGTAACAAGGTATTCAACACTGTCTATTCACCTCTTATAAGCGCTCTCAATGCTGGCTCACTGAAATGTGTGAAACTTCTGATTAAG GCTGGCGCTGACGTGAAGGGTGTTGGTACTGTAACTCCCTTAATAATTGCTGCCAACAATGGCTTAACTGACCTCTACAAGTGCTTACTGGAGGCCGGTGCAGATCCTGATGTTCGTGATGAT TTTGGCCACCTTCCAATAGAAATTGCTGCATATAACAATAGGCGGAAAGATGTTGAGATCCTACTTCCAGTAACTTCACGTACTCCATATGTGCAAGACTGGAGCGTTGATGGGATAATTCGTTGGGTGAAATCAATGCCATCGGTGGAG AATGACCCTATGAACACAATGAATACAGCTGATCTCAAGTTAGAAGGAAACAAGGCATATAAGAGAAAAGATTATGCTACTGCTGTCAAACTTTACTCGATG GCAGCAGACCAGTGCCCTGATGACGTAACACTGTACTCAAATAGGAGCCTTTGCTGGCTTAAGATGGGTGAAGGAAACCAAGCTTTGATGGATGCTGGAGTTTGCAAGATTAGGCGCCCAGGTTGGGCAAAGGCCTTTTACCTGGAAGGATCTGCTCAAATGTTACTGAGG GACTATGAGAAGGCGTGTGATGCATTTCTTGATGGACTCAAACTAGATCCAGCAAATGTTGAGATCGAGAACTCATTACG GGAGGCTGTAAATTGCTTGAAGACATCTCATGCCCCCCGAAAATTGTAA